In Thunnus maccoyii chromosome 11, fThuMac1.1, whole genome shotgun sequence, one genomic interval encodes:
- the hnrnpa3 gene encoding heterogeneous nuclear ribonucleoprotein A3 has translation MEDREAKEPEQLRKLFIGGLSFETTEESLRAHFEQWGTLTDCVVMRDPNSKRSRGFGFVTYSSVREVDDAMKARPHKVDGRVVEPKRAVSREDSNKPGAHLTVKKIFVGGIKEDTEEYHIREHFEKYGKIECIDIMEERSTGKKRGFCFVSFDDHDTVDKIVAQKYHTINFHNCEVRKALSKQEMSSMSNNRGRSGGSGNFMGRGGNFGGGGNFGRGGYGGGRGGYGDDFDNGPGGNYGGGPGYGGGRGGYGGGGGGPGYGNQGGGFGGSCDGGYGSNDGGYGGGGNYNDFGNYGGQQSNYGPMKGNNFGGRNSGGPYGGGYGSGGGGGGGYGSRRY, from the exons ATGGAG GACCGTGAGGCCAAAGAACCCGAGCAGCTTAGGAAGCTGTTTATTGGGGGTTTGAGCTTTGAAACCACAGAGGAGAGTTTGCGAGCCCATTTTGAGCAATGGGGAACACTCACGGACTGTGTa GTGATGAGGGACCCCAACAGCAAGCGATCAAGAGGGTTTGGCTTTGTAACATACTCCTCTGTAAGGGAGGTTGATGACGCCATGAAAGCAAGGCCTCATAAAGTCGATGGGCGGGTTGTTGAACCGAAGAGGGCCGTGTCCAGAGAG GACTCCAATAAACCAGGTGCCCATCTGACGGTGAAGAAGATCTTTGTCGGTGGTATCAAGGAGGACACTGAGGAGTACCATATCCGAGAGCATTTTGAGAAATACGGAAAGATTGAATGCATTGACATCATGGAGGAACGCTCCACCGGGAAGAAGAGAGGATTCTGCTTTGTCTCGTTCGATGATCATGACACTGTAGATAAAATTGTTG CCCAGAAATACCACACAATCAACTTCCACAACTGTGAGGTCAGGAAAGCTCTCtcaaaacaggaaatgagtTCCATGTCCAATAACAGGG GCAGGAGTGGAGGATCTGGAAACTTCATGGGCAGAGGTGGTAATTTTGGAGGTGGTGGCAACTTTGGCCGTG GTGGCTATGGTGGAGGACGAGGTGGTTATGGTGATGATTTTGACAATG GTCCAGGAGGAAATTATGGTGGAGGACCAGGTTATGGAGGAGGCCGAGGGGGCtatggaggtggtggtggtggcccAGGGTATGGAAACCAGGGTGGTGGATTTGGTGGCAGCTGTGATGGAGGTTACGGGAGTAATGACGGAG GATATGGAGGGGGTGGAAATTACAATGACTTTGGAAACTATGGTGGACAGCAGTCCAACTATGGGCCCATGAAAGGGAACAACTTTGGTGGCAGAAACTCAGGTGGACCCTACGGTG GTGGCTATGGCtctggcggcggcggcggtggtggtTATGGCTCACGGCGATAttaa